The region AGTCTGGTTTTTCATCAGTTCTTTCCCTAATTTTAGAATACTAACTTTATTTTTCTCAAGTGATTTCAGGAAATCATTCTCATATCTATTCCAATTATTGTCCTTTTTATATTGGTTAAGTATATCTTCAGTGGGAGCAAGTTGTAGTTCATGGCGATAGGTAATACCAAAGCCGGCATTAAGTAAAAACTCCAAATCCTTCCCTTTGGAATAACCTGCTAATTGGGAAGTATTATTTAATCGAATATCCACTACTAAGGTTATTCTTGCCTTCTGGAGCAATTTTATAAATATCTCTAAACTCTTCCTGGTAAATCCAATGGTGTATATTTTATGCATTTTCATCTCCAAACTGTAACCGTTCAGGTGATAATTCACCGCAGAGACGCAAGAGTTCGCAGAGAAGACATAGAAATAAATTAGATAACATAAAAATTATTGATGCAGACATGGAAATACTTATGACCTGCTTGCCCAATGTTCAGCAGGCAAACCAGATTTGTTAATCAATTTTAATGTTATTGTACTCAAGAGCTTGCCCTGATGAAAATCAAGGATGTTAAGCGTCTCGTCAATAGATTTTAATTTTTTTC is a window of bacterium DNA encoding:
- a CDS encoding DUF488 domain-containing protein, which gives rise to MHKIYTIGFTRKSLEIFIKLLQKARITLVVDIRLNNTSQLAGYSKGKDLEFLLNAGFGITYRHELQLAPTEDILNQYKKDNNWNRYENDFLKSLEKNKVSILKLGKELMKNQTICLLCTEPTVDKCHRRLIAEFWAKNLPDIEVYHL